A stretch of the Schistocerca serialis cubense isolate TAMUIC-IGC-003099 chromosome 2, iqSchSeri2.2, whole genome shotgun sequence genome encodes the following:
- the LOC126456617 gene encoding piggyBac transposable element-derived protein 3-like, giving the protein MKKRGRGSAEELISEDGEVKVTKWYDNRPPIMTSNFVGIGNKDVHKRGDKTEKYVKIDRPEVQVYNQHMGWINKMDFLITIYSKFIRSRKWTLRMFAHAIDIACVNARIEYKKNASELGVPKNFLHLRVSVAKVLKQIDKPAARKRGHTTSESPMPSPSTSKRANAEDRPEIDVRWDNVGHLPVVSDKKKLTGARNGVAKAKPNFIV; this is encoded by the coding sequence ATGAAGAAACGTGGTAGAGGCTCTGCTGAGGAACTTATAAGTGAAGATGGAGAAGTTAAAGTAACAAAATGGTATGATAATAGACCACCGATAATGACGTCGAATTTTGTGGGAATTGGAAACAAAGATGTGCATAAAAGAGGGGATAAAACTGAAAAATATGTTAAAATCGACCGGCCAGAAGTTCAAGTTTACAATCAACATATGGGATGGATAAACAAGATGGATTTTCTGATCACAATTTATAGCAAATTCATCAGATCGCGAAAGTGGACGCTTCGCATGTTTGCTCATGCAATTGATATTGCATGTGTAAATGCACGGATTGAGTACAAGAAAAACGCATCAGAATTAGGTGTTCCTAAAAATTTCCTCCACCTCAGGGTAAGTGTGGCCAAAGTACTGAAACAAATAGATAAGCCAGCTGCCAGGAAGAGGGGGCACACCACTAGTGAGAGTCCAATGCCATCTCCAAGTACTTCAAAACGAGCCAATGCCGAAGATCGCCCAGAAATTGATGTTCGTTGGGACAACGTTGGGCATCTTCCAGTGGTCAGTGACAAAAAAAAGTTGACAGGTGCAAGAAACGGGGTTGCAAaggcaaaaccaaattttattgtgtaa